The Microplitis mediator isolate UGA2020A chromosome 8, iyMicMedi2.1, whole genome shotgun sequence genome has a window encoding:
- the LOC130672782 gene encoding odorant receptor Or2-like: protein MDIYDKPYYKVTKMFASLIGRWPYQSSRQSLVIVTVIWSAFILQAIPQTIAIINNFDNREVLLEALAPYIIDIACLIKYANTIYNAEMVKTLFERIKKDWSLLSKDREKKILEYHVDLGRLMSVGYAGFAFITTVIFVTEPILPRIINKLTKSNESVPLKFALPLEYIIFEKENHYWLMLIITNIFAANMIVVIISCDIMFITCVQHVCGMFAVVGFRIENAPTDKIMGKNQKEVSSQKNSHDGSYKHLVSCIRSHRRALEFAELLEETFTAGFGVIVALNLPIMSITGLQLITQSNTVQQTLKYLLFAIAQMLHLFFDCFLSQNLTDMSSRIQECIANVKWFEISNESQKLLILMTMRSQVPCKLTAAKIMELSIENFGMMVKTSGSYFTMLLSMQ from the exons ATGGATATATACGATAAACCCTACTACAAAGTAACTAAAATGTTTGCTTCTCTGATAGGTCGATGGCCTTATCAGTCTTCACGACAGAGCTTAGTAATAGTCACTGTTATATGGAGTGCGTTTATTTTGCAAGCTATTCCACAa acaatagctattatcaataattttgacaACCGAGAAGTGCTCCTGGAAGCTTTGGCTCCGTACATAATAGACATAgcatgtttaataaaatatgcaAATACAATCTACAATGCTGAAATG GTAAAAACTCTATTcgagagaattaaaaaagattGGAGTTTACTTTCGaaagatagagaaaaaaaaattttagaatatcaTGTCGATCTTGGACGACTTATGTCAGTTGGATATGCAG GATTTGCATTCATAACAACGGTTATATTCGTAACGGAGCCGATTTTGCCGAggatcattaataaattaacaaaatcgAATGAATCTGTTCCACTAAAATTTGCTCTTCCATTGGAATACATAATATTCGAAAAAGAAAACCATTATTGGTTAATGTTAATCATTACGAATATATTTGCAGCTAACATGATAGTTGTTATTATATCCTGTGATATTATGTTTATCACATGTGTTCAACATGTTTGCGGAATGTTTGCAGTTGTAGG ATTTCGAATAGAAAATGCACCCACGGATAAAATTATGGGCAAGAATCAAAAAGAAGTAAGTTCACAGAAAAACTCACACGATGGTTCTTATAAACATTTGGTTTCATGTATCAGAAGTCACAGGAGAGCTCTAGA ATTTGCTGAGCTTCTTGAAGAAACTTTTACTGCAGGCTTTGGAGTGATAGTTGCGTTGAATTTACCAATTATGAGTATTACCGGGTTGCAA cTGATAACACAATCGAACACAGTGCAACAAACACTGAAGTATCTTCTGTTTGCTATTGCTCAAATGCTGCATCTATTTTTCGACTGTTTTCTATCACAGAATTTAACAGACATGAGTTCACGAATTCAAGAGTGCAT AGCTAACGTAAAAtggtttgaaatttctaaCGAATCACAGAAGCTGCTAATTTTGATGACCATGAGAAGTCAAGTGCCCTGCAAGTTGACTGCTGCTAAAATAATGGAGTTGTCTATAGAGAATTTTGGAATG ATGGTAAAAACATCGGGATCATATTTCACGATGCTCCTGTCGATGCAGTAA